In Erigeron canadensis isolate Cc75 chromosome 1, C_canadensis_v1, whole genome shotgun sequence, a single window of DNA contains:
- the LOC122594841 gene encoding ammonium transporter 2 member 5-like, with product MSFFSPPAPPLFNLTQPFAFPPNLLPDEASPEWMNKADNAWQLAAATLVGLQSVPGLMILYGGAVKKKWAVNSAFMALYAFAMVLVCWVCWGYRLSFGDELIPIWGKVEAALEHKYLLEQAYLGLFPNVTMVFFQFVFAAITLILIAGAVLGRMNFYAWMLFVPLWLTFSYTFSAFTIWSTNGWLSKMGIIDFAGGYVIHLSSGVAGYTAAYWVGPRLTADRENFPPNNIIMMLAGAGLLWMGWTGINGGAPYVASTDASLAVLNTHVCAATSLLTWLMLDIIFFKKASVVSAIQGMITGLVCITPGAGVVQGYAAIIMGICSGSIPWLTMMVLQKKLKIFQKIDDTMAMLHTHAIAGILGGILTGLFSEPHLCKLFYGSTGRYMGLFHALHLGTSESIHYGLRQMGIQLLGILFVVVLNIVMTSLICLLINLIVPLRMTYEELEIGDEMVHGEEAYAIWGEGKKLETPRYSSYYIDIESPSKTGVSSFEIE from the exons atgagttttttttcGCCACCAGCACCACCACTTTTCAATCTAACACAACCATTTGCATTTCCCCCAAACTTGCTACCTGATGAAGCAAGTCCAGAATGGATGAACAAAGCCGACAATGCTTGGCAGCTAGCAGCGGCAACACTAGTCGGCCTGCAAAGTGTACCAGGGCTTATGATACTGTATGGTGGTGCTGTCAAGAAGAAATGGGCTGTGAATTCTGCTTTCATGGCATTGTATGCTTTTGCAATGGTTCTTGTTTGTTGGGTCTGTTGGGGATACCGGCTTTCTTTTGGGGATGAACTTATTCCCATTTGGGGGAAGGTGGAAGCTGCCCTTGAGCACAAGTACCTTTTGGAACAGGCATATCTTGGACTGTTCCCGAATGTAACCATGGTGTTTTTCCAATTTGTTTTTGCAGCCATCACTTTGATTTTAATAGCGGGTGCAGTTTTGGGACGGATGAATTTTTATGCATGGATGTTATTTGTTCCCCTCTGGCTAACCTTTTCGTACACCTTTAGTGCATTCACGATCTGGTCTACAAATGGTTGGCTCAGTAAAATGGGAATTATTGACTTTGCAGGTGGTTACGTTATACATTTATCTTCAGGAGTCGCTGGTTACACTGCTGCTTACTGG GTTGGTCCTAGATTGACTGCGGACAGGGAAAATTTTCCTCCCAACAACATTATAATGATGTTAGCTGGTGCCGGTTTGTTATGGATGGGCTGGACTGGGATCAATGGTGGAGCCCCGTATGTGGCCAGTACTGATGCTTCGTTGGCTGTGTTGAACACCCATGTCTGTGCGGCTACAAGCCTACTCACGTGGCTAATgcttgatattatttttttcaagaaAGCCTCTGTTGTCAGTGCAATTCAGGGTATGATCACAGGTCTAGTTTGCATCACCCCTGGAGCAGGGGTTGTGCAAGGATATGCTGCCATCATAATGGGAATCTGTTCAGGCTCAATCCCGTGGTTGACTATGATGGTGTtgcaaaagaaattaaagatcTTCCAAAAAATCGATGACACAATGGCAATGCTGCACACACATGCCATAGCAGGTATCCTGGGCGGTATCCTCACAGGCCTCTTTTCTGAGCCCCATTTGTGTAAATTATTCTATGGGAGTACAGGTAGATACATGGGGCTATTCCATGCTTTGCACCTTGGAACGTCAGAAAGTATCCATTACGGCCTCCGCCAAATGGGAATTCAACTACTAGGAATTTTATTTGTGGTGGTGCTTAATATTGTAATGACAAGTTTAATATGCTTACTTATAAACCTAATTGTGCCCTTAAGGATGACCTATGAGGAATTGGAAATAGGAGATGAGATGGTTCATGGGGAAGAAGCTTATGCTATCTGGGGTGAAGGCAAGAAGCTTGAGACTCCGAGGTACTCGagttattatattgatattgaaTCCCCAAGCAAGACGGGAGTAAGTTCGTTTGAAATAGAATAG
- the LOC122608229 gene encoding uncharacterized protein LOC122608229, whose product MRFKKGSMVEVMNKEVPASWCLAEIVSGNGHAFDVRYDGYQGVEKVPRRFLRPCPPVISSRRWVSGDIVEVFDENSWKVATVLKELKGGQFLVRLHGFTDEIRVQKTNVRERQSWIGGQWIPVGKILGSYGVEPDYSMKMGTQVPVAAGLKNFQEEDGCLPVYNDARFQESRGASKKLKQSSPFCSSLIGAKRFKPAEQDGSERHVSGHLYEKVVAFEGNNYMQASFNNTLNGYNETEKRKTNGVGCTLTRISEPSYSDDDQCSVGSCSVPSDGPNKLSSPYDADILSSDGESYNTSRDEQEVEVSVHRLELHAYRSTLEALYASGPLSWEKEALLTNLRINLHISNDEHLTELRNLISSGAGILD is encoded by the exons ATGAGGTTCAAAAAGGGCAGTATGGTGGAGGTTATGAACAAGGAAGTGCCTGCGTCGTGGTGTCTTGCAGAAATTGTTTCTGGTAATGGACATGCTTTCGATGTAAGGTATGATGGTTACCAAGGTGTGGAGAAGGTACCTAGGAGGTTCCTTAGGCCTTGTCCTCCTGTGATTAGTTCACGGAGATGGGTGAGTGGGGATATTGTGGAAGTGTTTGATGAGAATTCATGGAAAGTTGCTACTgttttgaaggaattgaaagGTGGTCAATTTTTGGTAAGGCTGCATGGATTTACCGATGAAATTAGAGTCCAGAAAACAAATGTAAGGGAGCGGCAGTCTTGGATTGGTGGTCAATGGATTCCAGTTGGAAAG ATTTTAGGAAGCTATGGAGTCGAACCAGATTACTCCATGAAGATGGGCACCCAGGTACCAGTAGCTGCTGGTTTAAAGAATTTTCAGGAAGAAGATGGTTGCTTACCTGTCTACAATGATGCTAGATTTCAGGAGTCACGTGGTGCATCTAAGAAGCTAAAACAATCTTCCCCTTTTTGTTCATCTCTTATTGGAGCTAAGAGATTCAAACCTGCCGAGCAAGATGGCAGTGAAAGGCACGTTTCAGGCCATTTATATGAAAAGGTAGTTGCTTTTGAGGGTAACAATTACATGCAAGCCTCATTTAACAATACTTTAAATGGTTATAATGAAAcagagaaaagaaaaacaaatggtGTTGGATGTACTCTTACAAGAATATCAGAACCTAGTTACTCTGATGATGACCAGTGCTCAGTCGGTAGTTGTAGTGTTCCTAGTGATGGTCCTAATAAGTTGTCTAGTCCTTATGATGCAGATATTCTTTCTAGTGATGGCGAGTCTTATAACACTTCACGGGATGAACAGGAAGTGGAAGTGAGTGTCCATAGGTTAGAGTTACATGCTTATCGTTCCACTTTGGAGGCATTATATGCTTCTGGCCCATTAAGTTGGGAAAAAGAAGCATTATTGACAAACCTTCGCATTAACCTCCATATATCAAATGATGAACATTTGACAGAGTTAAGGAATTTAATTTCTTCTGGAGCTGGTATTCTTGATTAA
- the LOC122580405 gene encoding GTP-binding nuclear protein Ran1A yields MALPNQQTVDYPSFKLVIVGDGGTGKTTFVKRHLTGEFEKKYEPTIGVEVHPLDFFTNCGKIRFYCWDTAGQEKFGGLRDGYYIHGQCAIIMFDVTARLTYKNVPTWHRDLCRVCENIPIVLCGNKVDVKNRQVKAKQVTFHRKKNLQYYEISAKSNYNFEKPFLYLARKLAGDPNLHFVESPALAPPEVQIDLVAQQQHEQELAQAANQPLPDDDDDAFD; encoded by the exons ATG GCTTTACCAAATCAGCAAACTGTTGATTACCCAAGTTTCAAACTTGTTATTGTCGGTGATGGTGGAActg GAAAAACTACATTTGTGAAGAGGCATTTGACTGGTGAATTTGAGAAGAAATATGAAC CAACTATTGGTGTGGAGGTTCATCCTTTGGATTTTTTCACCAACTGTGGGAAGATTCGGTTTTACTGCTGGGACACAGCCGGACAAGAGAAATTTGGTGGTCTTAGAGATGGATATTA CATTCACGGACAATGCGCAATCATCATGTTTGATGTAACTGCCAGGTTGACATACAAGAATGTTCCCACATGGCATCGTGATCTTTGCAG GGTATGTGAGAATATCCCGATTGTACTATGTGGAAACAAGGTTGATGTGAAGAACCGTCAAGTGAAAGCAAAGCAGGTTACTTTCCACCGTAAGAAGAACTTGCAATATTATGAGATTTCAGCGAAGAGTAACTACAACTTTGAGAAGCCATTCCTCTACCTTGCCAGGAAACTTGCTGG GGATCCAAACCTGCACTTTGTAGAGTCTCCTGCTCTTGCCCCACCAGAGGTTCAAATCGATCTTGTTGCTCAACAACA GCATGAGCAAGAGCTTGCACAAGCTGCAAACCAACCCCTTccagatgacgatgatgatgctttTGATTAG
- the LOC122580415 gene encoding GTP-binding nuclear protein Ran1A — MALPNQQTVDYPSFKLVIVGDGGTGKTTFVKRHLTGEFEKKYEPTIGVEVHPLDFFTNCGKIRFYCWDTAGQEKFGGLRDGYYIHGQCAIIMFDVTARLTYKNVPTWHRDLCRVCENIPIVLCGNKVDVKNRQVKAKQVTFHRKKNLQYYEISAKSNYNFEKPFLYLARKLAGDPNLHFVESPALAPPEVQIDLVAQQQHEQELAQAANQPLPDDDDDAFD, encoded by the exons ATG GCTTTGCCAAATCAGCAAACTGTTGATTACCCAAGTTTCAAACTTGTTATTGTTGGTGATGGTGGAACTG GAAAAACTACATTCGTGAAGAGGCATTTGACTGGTGAATTTGAGAAGAAATATGAAC CAACTATTGGCGTGGAGGTTCATCCTTTGGATTTCTTCACCAACTGCGGGAAGATTCGATTTTACTGCTGGGACACAGCTGGACAAGAGAAATTTGGTGGTCTTAGAGACGGATATTA CATTCACGGCCAATGTGCAATCATCATGTTTGATGTAACTGCCAGGTTGACATACAAGAATGTTCCCACATGGCATCGTGATCTTTGCAG GGTATGCGAGAATATCCCGATTGTACTATGTGGAAACAAGGTTGATGTGAAGAATCGTCAAGTGAAAGCAAAGCAGGTTACTTTCCACCGAAAGAAGAACTTGCAGTATTATGAGATTTCAGCCAAGAGCAACTACAACTTTGAGAAGCCATTCCTCTACCTTGCCAGGAAACTTGCTGG GGATCCAAACCTGCACTTTGTAGAGTCTCCTGCTCTTGCCCCACCAGAGGTTCAAATCGATCTTGTTGCTCAACAACA GCATGAGCAAGAGCTTGCACAAGCTGCAAACCAACCCCTTccagatgacgatgatgatgctttTGATTAG
- the LOC122585921 gene encoding pentatricopeptide repeat-containing protein At3g54980, mitochondrial-like, which produces MRTRFPPALIPQFLAQSHSTKKTIFPFSSISENTNPLSEQHSKIQSFSQNLKTQKPISQDPILSQTHVTERLISLKNDPFLAFEHFKWASRKGILSENSIISDPVIILVHILMCSDNKKDCGTAKKLISECVSQCSDFRSGELVSIFVSTAKRFGFDDSVSCRVVNYLLCNLVRSSRFDDAIVCFRKMVGYNIVPCVAYVHVLLNALVRNNMVREARVVFDDIVRLGILYDCATIRVMMRGCLKEKKVDEAEKYFLDAKGNGINLDAITFSTAIYVVCKKPDAVSAIVLLNEMKEKGWIPSEGTYTNVIGACVKHGSMMDAIRLKDEMVNSGKSMNLVVATSLMKGYCINGDLQSALNLFEKIVEDGLCPNKITYSVLIDGCFKNGDTNKGFELYTRMKHEGIKPSAYNVNSLIIGFFKSGLIDEAQKLFNEAVEIGVANVFTYNDIISWLVKVDKVNEACDLFDNMVKDGVSPTIVTYNNIILGHCKSGNMDVALNLFNRLQEQGLKANVVTYSILIDGYFRKGKSEQALAIFDQMVDLGLLPSDYTFNIVINGLCKVGQTSEASYMLKKVVDNGFIPMCMTYNSIIDGFVKEGTINSAKAVYNEMLEAGISPNVVTYTSLIHGFSKCKNMDLALEMRNEMRSKGLELDVVSYGALINGFCKSRDMGTAREIFNELYQVGLSPNTAVYNSMISGFRDLANIEEAVDFHKKLINEGITCDLPIYTTLIDGLLKAGKIVAATDLYTEMLAKNIVPDEIMYSVLVNGLCNRGQLENARKILKDMDTKNMVPNVVIYNSLIGGYFREGNLQEAFKLHDEMLDRGLVPDDKTYDILVTGKVKKTDLKMEGSC; this is translated from the coding sequence ATGAGAACTCGATTCCCACCTGCATTAATCCCCCAATTTCTTGCTCAATCTCactcaacaaaaaaaacaatttttccaTTTTCTTCAATCTCTGAGAACACCAATCCATTGTCAGAACAACACTCAAAAATCCAATCTTTTTCCCAAAATCTAAAAACCCAAAAACCCATTTCACAAGATCCAATTTTGAGCCAAACCCATGTCACAGAAAGGTTAATTTCTCTCAAAAATGATCCCTTTTTAGCTTTTGAGCATTTTAAATGGGCTTCTAGAAAAGGGATTTTGTCAGAAAATAGTATTATTAGTGATCCAGTTATTATTCTTGTTCATATTTTAATGTGTTCAGATAATAAGAAAGATTGTGGAACTGCTAAAAAGTTGATTAGTGAATGTGTTTCGCAGTGTTCAGATTTTCGGTCAGGTGAGCTTGTTTCGATATTTGTTAGTACTGCAAAAAGGTTTGGTTTTGATGACAGTGTAAGTTGTAGGGTTGTGAATTATTTGCTTTGTAATTTGGTTCGATCGTCTCGATTCGATGATGCTATTGTTTGTTTTAGGAAGATGGTTGGATACAATATTGTGCCTTGTGTTGCGTATGTTCATGTGCTTTTAAATGCATTAGTTAGGAATAATATGGTTAGGGAAGCTAGAGTCGTGTTTGATGATATAGTTAGATTGGGAATTTTGTATGATTGTGCAACGATACGTGTTATGATGCGTGGGtgtttgaaagaaaagaaagttgatgaGGCTGAAAAGTACTTTTTGGATGCTAAGGGAAATGGGATTAATCTTGATGCGATAACTTTTAGTACCGCTATTTATGTAGTTTGTAAGAAGCCGGATGCAGTTTCTGCTATTGTGTTGTTGAATGAGATGAAAGAAAAAGGATGGATTCCTTCGGAAGGAACTTATACGAACGTTATTGGTGCTTGTGTGAAGCATGGATCTATGATGGATGCAATAAGGTTAAAAGACGAAATGGTTAATAGTGGGAAATCTATGAATTTGGTGGTTGCCACAAGTTTAATGAAGGGATATTGTATTAATGGAGATCTTCAAAGTGCTCtaaatttatttgaaaagaTTGTTGAAGATGGTCTTTGTCCAAATAAGATCACATACTCGGTGTTGATTGACGGGTGCTTCAAAAATGGGGATACGAACAAGGGTTTTGAATTATACACTCGAATGAAACATGAAGGTATCAAACCTAGTGCTTATAATGTTAATTCTTTAATAATTGGGTTTTTCAAGTCTGGTTTGATAGATGAAGCACAAAAGCTATTTAATGAAGCGGTTGAAATTGGTGTTGCTAACGTATTTACGTACAATGATATCATTTCATGGCTTGTTAAGGTGGATAAAGTGAATGAGGCTTGTGACCTTTTTGATAATATGGTCAAAGATGGAGTTTCTCCTACTATTGTTACATATAATAACATCATACTCGGCCACTGTAAAAGCGGAAATATGGACGTGGCATTAAATTTGTTTAACAGGTTGCAAGAACAGGGTCTAAAAGCTAATGTGGTTACTTATAGCATTTTGATCGATGGGTATTTTAGGAAAGGTAAAAGTGAGCAAGCTTTAGCTATCTTTGATCAAATGGTTGACTTAGGCTTGCTTCCATCTGACTACACGTTTAATATAGTCATCAATGGTTTGTGCAAAGTTGGCCAAACATCCGAGGCTAGTTATATGTTGAAGAAAGTGGTAGATAATGGTTTTATCCCAATGTGTATGACGTATAACAGTATTATAGACGGGTTTGTCAAGGAGGGCACCATCAATTCCGCAAAGGCAGTATATAATGAGATGCTTGAAGCCGGTATTTCCCCTAATGTTGTCACATACACCTCTTTAATTCATGGGTTCAGTAAATGCAAGAACATGGATCTTGCTTTGGAAATGAGGAATGAGATGAGAAGCAAAGGTCTTGAATTGGATGTTGTGTCATATGGTGCTTTAATCAATGGATTTTGCAAAAGTAGGGACATGGGAACTGCACGTGAAATCTTTAACGAGCTTTATCAAGTTGGATTATCACCAAATACGGCGGTTTATAATAGTATGATAAGTGGGTTTCGGGATCTTGCTAACATAGAAGAAGCTGTTGACTTTCATAAGAAACTGATCAACGAGGGGATTACATGTGATTTGCCAATTTACACTACTTTGATTGACGGGTTGCTTAAAGCTGGAAAAATAGTTGCTGCTACTGATTTGTATACAGAGATGCTAGCAAAGAATATTGTGCCCGATGAGATCATGTATTCAGTTTTGGTCAATGGCCTTTGTAATAGAGGTCAACTTGAAAATGCACGTAAAATATTGAAGGATATGGATACGAAGAATATGGTTCCTAATGTAGTTATTTATAACTCATTGATAGGCGGGTACTTCAGGGAGGGGAATTTGCAAGAGGCTTTTAAATTGCATGATGAGATGCTAGATAGGGGTCTTGTACCTGATGATAAAACATATGATATACTTGTTACGggtaaagtaaaaaaaaccGACTTGAAGATGGAAGGTTCGTGTTAA